One Fusarium oxysporum f. sp. lycopersici 4287 chromosome 8, whole genome shotgun sequence genomic region harbors:
- a CDS encoding phospholipid-translocating ATPase translates to MTTTTTSDGHLDPQALSATQRSRWATQRKSVNSSNNKRNSLLERMGHKKTGSNEKNPPSDGSDPRGDDGQPPQANPEDLNGGEEDEDHENRTLFFNQPLPEELLDENGHPTQVFTRNKIRTAKYTPLSFVPKNLWFQFHNVANIFFLFLVILVIFPIFGGVNPGLNAVPLIFIIAVTAIKDAIEDYRRTILDIELNNAPVHRLRNWNNVNVMEGDVSMWRQFKKANSKFFGSIWRATQSLWSKKAKEERAKRKAGPAEDDAPRPSVETHRTRQSMRQSIASPFTGRESFMSAREDIQMTPVPSPSPQATPAQFEMPDQQDAKRAAALSQMKSDIINYNHPSSGARFQKDTWKSLVVGDFVRIYNDEELPADVIILSTSDPDGGCYVETKNLDGETNLKVRQALRCGRGLKHARDCERAEFVIESEGPQPNLYKYNGAIKWKQNVPGYLDDEPEDMTEPITIDNLLLRGCNLRNTEWIVGVVIYTGHDTKIMMNAGITPSKRARIAREMNFNVVCNFGILLIMCLLAAIINGVAWAKTDASLHFFDFGSIGGKPAMSGFITFWAAIILFQNLVPISLYITLEIVRTLQAIFIYSDVEMYYEPIDQPCIPKSWNISDDVGQIEYIFSDKTGTLTQNVMEFKKATINGQPYGEAYTEAQAGMQKRLGIDVEKEAERARAEIADAKVRALAGLRKIHDNPYLHDEALTFIAPDFVSDLAGESGPEQQAANEYFMLALALCHTVMAEKVDGDKPKMIFKAQSPDEEALVATARDMGFTVLGSSGEGINLNVMGQDRHYQILNTLEFNSSRKRMSSIVRMPDGRIVLFCKGADSIIYSRLKRGEQKELRKTTAEHLEMFAREGLRTLCIAHKEVSEQDYRAWKKEHDAAASALEEREEKLESVAELIEQDLYLIGGTAIEDRLQDGVPDTIALLGNAGIKLWVLTGDKVETAINIGFSCNLLNNDMELIHLKVDEDETGEITDETFFDMAERLLDDNLQTFGVTGSDHDLALAKKNHEPPAPTHGLVIDGFTLRWVLNDRLKQKFLLLCKQCKSVLCCRVSPAQKAAVVAMVKNGLDVMTLSIGDGANDVAMIQEADVGVGIAGVEGRQAAMSSDYAIAQFRFLQRLVLVHGRWSYRRLAESISNFFYKNMVWTFSIFWYEIYCDMDMTYLFDYTYILMFNLFFTSVPVAIMGVLDQDVSDKVSLAVPQLYRRGIERLEWTQLKFWLYMIDGVYQSIMVFFIPYLLFMPGTFLTGNGLGVEDRLRFGAYVAHPAVITINMYILINTYRWDWLMVLIVVISDVFIFFWTGVYTSFTSSAFFYGTAAQVYGEATFWACFFLVPVICLFPRFAIKALQKVYWPYDVDIIREQERMGKFAHLYQAEETSDPLTADTKSDKSKSSKSSRRSKKMPKHVAYGSVDEDLRPIYPPSTATRTTTYNQHSQNGSDSTNYTAHRISLDVPMQARPSIDRARPSYDRMRASMDRVRPSFEASNDFTSAARLSRIESSQSQGGRFRPRLRGLSLTKSANI, encoded by the exons ATGaccacaacaacaacctctGACGGCCACCTTGATCCGCAGGCCCTCAGTGCTACTCAAAGATCGCGATGGGCCACACAAAGAAAAAGTGTCAACAGTAGCAACAACAAACGCAATTCTCTACTCGAACGTATGGGACATAAGAAGACTGGTTCCAATGAGAAGAACCCCCCCTCCGACGGATCCGACCCTCGCGGTGACGATGGCCAACCGCCCCAAGCGAACCCCGAAGACCTGAATGGTGgtgaggaggacgaggatcACGAGAACCGCACCTTGTTCTTTAACCAGCCCCTGCCTGAAGAGCTTTTGGATGAAAACGGCCATCCCACTCAAGTCTTCACGCGAAATAAAATCCGAACAGCCAAATATACGCCTCTATCATTCGTTCCTAAAAACTTGTGGTTTCAATTCCATAATGTTGctaatatatttttcttgttcttggttaTCCTGGTC ATCTTTCCAATTTTTGGTGGTGTCAATCCAGGTCTCAACGCCGTTCCGTTGATTTTCATTATTGCAGTGACTGCTATCAAGGATGCCATTGAAGATTACCGACGAACTATTCTCGACATCGAACTCAACAATGCTCCTGTCCACCGATTACGAAACTGGAACAACGTCAATGTTATGGAAGGCGACGTTTCCATGTGGCGTCAATTCAAGAAGGCCAACTCAAAATTCTTCGGTTCTATCTGGCGAGCAACTCAATCTCTGTGGTCCAAGAAGGCGAAGGAGGAGAGGGCGAAGCGGAAGGCCGGCCCTGCGGAGGATGATGCGCCTCGGCCTTCAGTCGAGACACACCGAACTCGTCAGTCCATGCGACAGTCCATTGCATCGCCTTTCACCGGTCGCGAGTCCTTCATGTCCGCCCGAGAGGATATTCAGATGACCCCTGTTCCATCGCCTTCACCTCAGGCTACACCTGCACAATTTGAGATGCCTGACCAGCAAGATGCCAAGCGCGCAGCAGCTTTATCGCAGATGAAGtctgatatcatcaactACAACCACCCCTCATCCGGTGCTCGATTTCAAAAGGATACCTGGAAGAGTCTCGTCGTTGGCGATTTCGTTCGTATATATAATGACGAAGAATTGCCCGCTGATGTCATCATTCTATCTACCTCCGATCCTGATGGAGGCTGCTATGTCGAAACCAAGAATCTGGACGGCGAAACTAACCTGAAAGTCCGCCAGGCTTTACGTTGCGGCCGAGGTCTAAAGCATGCTAGAGACTGCGAACGTGCAGAGTTTGTGATCGAAAGTGAGGGACCTCAACCAAACCTCTACAAGTATAACGGTGCCATCAAGTGGAAGCAAAATGTCCCCGGCTACCTCGACGACGAGCCCGAGGATATGACGGAACCTATCACCATCGACAACCTCCTCCTACGTGGATGCAACCTCCGGAATACCGAGTGGATTGTTGGTGTAGTTATTTATACCGGACATGACACCAAAATCATGATGAACGCTGGTATCACTCCTAGTAAGCGTGCTCGCATTGCTCGAGAGATGAACTTCAATGTCGTGTGTAACTTCGGTATCTTGCTTATCATGTGTTTGCTCGCCGCTATAATAAACGGTGTCGCATGGGCAAAGACAGATGCGTCTCTTCACTTCTTCGACTTCGGGTCCATTGGCGGCAAACCAGCTATGAGCGGATTTATCACTTTCTGGGCTGCCATTATTCTGTTCCAGAACTTGGTCCCTATTTCGCTCTATATCACGCTGGAAATTGTACGAACTTTACAGGCTATCTTTATTTACAGCGATGTGGAGATGTACTACGAACCGATCGATCAACCATGTATTCCCAAGTCATGGAACATTTCGGACGATGTTGGCCAAATCGAATACATCTTTTCCGACAAAACCGGTACTCTCACACAAAACGTCATGGAGTTCAAGAAGGCAACGATCAATGGACAGCCATACGGAGAAGCTTACACGGAGGCTCAGGCAGGAATGCAGAAGCGACTTGGCATCGATGTTGAGAAAGAAGCAGAGAGGGCTCGCGCCGAGATTGCTGACGCCAAAGTTCGGGCGCTTGCTGGTCTTCGTAAAATCCACGACAACCCATATCTTCACGACGAGGCTTTGACATTCATTGCTCCTGACTTTGTTTCCGATCTCGCTGGCGAGTCAGGCCCCGAGCAGCAGGCAGCTAATGAGTATTTCATGCTCGCCCTGGCTCTCTGTCATACTGTGATGgctgagaaggttgatggTGACAAACCAAAAATGATTTTCAAGGCGCAATcgccagatgaagaagcctTGGTTGCTACTGCTCGTGATATGGGTTTCACTGTTCTCGGAAGCTCTGGCGAAGGCATCAATCTGAACGTTATGGGCCAGGATCGACATTATCAAATCCTCAACACTCTTGAATTCAACTCTAGTCGAAAGCGAATGAGCTCAATTGTCCGGATGCCCGATGGCCGCATCGTTCTCTTCTGCAAAGGTGCAGATAGTATCATCTACTCTCGCCTTAAACGAGGCGAACAGAAGGAGCTCAGAAAGACAACTGCCGAGCATCTCGAAATGTTTGCCCGCGAAGGTCTTCGAACACTTTGCATTGCCCACAAGGAAGTTTCCGAGCAGGACTACCGAGCTTGGAAGAAAGAACACGATGCAGCTGCTTCTGCCCTCGAAGAGCGGGAAGAGAAGCTGGAATCCGTGGCCGAGCTGATTGAACAAGATCTCTACCTTATTGGTGGTACCGCCATCGAGGATCGTTTGCAAGATGGAGTTCCCGACACAATTGCTCTCTTAGGTAATGCTGGTATCAAGCTTTGGGTTCTCACTGGCGACAAAGTTGAGACTGCTATTAATATCGGCTTCTCTTGTAACCTTCTAAACAATGACATGGAATTGATTCACCTGAAGGTCGACGAGGACGAGACAGGCGAGATCACCGACGAGACCTTCTTTGATATGGCAGAAAGACTATTGGACGACAACCTTCAGACTTTTGGTGTTACTGGTAGCGACCATGATCTCGCGCTTGCCAAGAAGAACCACGAACCGCCCGCCCCAACCCACGGACTTGTCATCGATGGTTTTACACTCCGATGGGTACTCAACGATCGCCTAAAGCAAAAgtttcttctgctttgcaAGCAGTGCAAGTCGGTTCTCTGCTGTCGAGTCAGTCCTGCACAGAAGGCTGCCGTTGTGGCTATGGTCAAGAACGGTCTCGATGTCATGACTCTTTCCATTGGCGATGGTGCCAACGATGTTGCCATGATTCAGGAAGCCGATGTTGGTGTCGGTattgctggtgttgaaggcCGTCAAGCGGCCATGTCTTCTGATTATGCTATTGCTCAATTCCGATTCCTTCAGAGACTGGTGCTCGTCCATGGTCGATGGTCATACCGCCGTCTGGCAGAGAGTATCAGCAATTTCTTTTACAAGAACATGGTCTGGACCTTCTCCATTTTCTGGTACGAGATCTATTGTGATATGGATATGACCTATCTCTTCGACTACACGTACATTCTCATGttcaacctcttcttcaCTTCGGTCCCTGTCGCTATTATGGGTGTTCTGGATCAGGACGTGTCTGACAAGGTATCGTTGGCTGTTCCTCAGCTCTACCGACGAGGTATCGAGCGACTGGAGTGGACCCAGCTCAAGTTCTG GCTCTACATGATTGATGGTGTTTATCAGTCCATCATGGTTTTCTTCATTCCGTATCTTCTGTTTATGCCTGGCACCTTCTTGACTGGCAATGGTCTTGGCGTAGAGGACCGCCTTCGATTTGGCGCCTACGTTGCTCACCCCGCCGTCATCACGATCAACATGTACATTCTGATCAACACCTATCGTTGGGATTGGCTGATGGTGCTCATTGTTGTCATCTCTGATGTATTCATTTTCTTCTGGACTGGAGTGTACACTTCCTTCACCTCGTCGGCGTTCTTCTATGGTACTGCTGCACAGGTCTATGGAGAGGCAACCTTCTGGGCATGTTTCTTCCTTGTACCTGTTATCTGTCTCTTCCCACGATTTGCCATCAAGGCTCTTCAGAAAGTGTACTGGCCTTACGATGTTGATATCATTCGTGAGCAGGAACGAATGGGTAAATTCGCACATCTCTACCAGGCTGAAGAGACCAGTGATCCTCTCACTGCAGACACCAAGAGTGACAAGTCCAAGTCATccaagagctcaaggaggtcaAAGAAGATGCCTAAGCACGTGGCCTATGGCAGTGTCGATGAGGATCTACGACCCATTTACCCTCCCTCAACAGCGACACGAACCACGACATACAATCAACACAGCCAAAATGGCAGCGACTCGACCAATTACACGGCGCATCGCATATCGTTGGATGTACCAATGCAAGCCCGGCCATCGATTGACCGAGCGCGACCATCATACGACCGTATGCGAGCCTCGATGGACAGGGTGAGACCCAGCTTTGAAGCCAGCAACGACTTTACATCAGCAGCGAGATTATCAAGGATCGAGTCAAGTCAATCGCAAGGAGGTCGATTCCGCCCTCGACTTAGAGGACTTTCGTTGACTAAGAGTGCCAACATATAA
- a CDS encoding phospholipid-translocating ATPase, translating to MTTTTTSDGHLDPQALSATQRSRWATQRKSVNSSNNKRNSLLERMGHKKTGSNEKNPPSDGSDPRGDDGQPPQANPEDLNGGEEDEDHENRTLFFNQPLPEELLDENGHPTQVFTRNKIRTAKYTPLSFVPKNLWFQFHNVANIFFLFLVILVIFPIFGGVNPGLNAVPLIFIIAVTAIKDAIEDYRRTILDIELNNAPVHRLRNWNNVNVMEGDVSMWRQFKKANSKFFGSIWRATQSLWSKKAKEERAKRKAGPAEDDAPRPSVETHRTRQSMRQSIASPFTGRESFMSAREDIQMTPVPSPSPQATPAQFEMPDQQDAKRAAALSQMKSDIINYNHPSSGARFQKDTWKSLVVGDFVRIYNDEELPADVIILSTSDPDGGCYVETKNLDGETNLKVRQALRCGRGLKHARDCERAEFVIESEGPQPNLYKYNGAIKWKQNVPGYLDDEPEDMTEPITIDNLLLRGCNLRNTEWIVGVVIYTGHDTKIMMNAGITPSKRARIAREMNFNVVCNFGILLIMCLLAAIINGVAWAKTDASLHFFDFGSIGGKPAMSGFITFWAAIILFQNLVPISLYITLEIVRTLQAIFIYSDVEMYYEPIDQPCIPKSWNISDDVGQIEYIFSDKTGTLTQNVMEFKKATINGQPYGEAYTEAQAGMQKRLGIDVEKEAERARAEIADAKVRALAGLRKIHDNPYLHDEALTFIAPDFVSDLAGESGPEQQAANEYFMLALALCHTVMAEKVDGDKPKMIFKAQSPDEEALVATARDMGFTVLGSSGEGINLNVMGQDRHYQILNTLEFNSSRKRMSSIVRMPDGRIVLFCKGADSIIYSRLKRGEQKELRKTTAEHLEMFAREGLRTLCIAHKEVSEQDYRAWKKEHDAAASALEEREEKLESVAELIEQDLYLIGGTAIEDRLQDGVPDTIALLGNAGIKLWVLTGDKVETAINIGFSCNLLNNDMELIHLKVDEDETGEITDETFFDMAERLLDDNLQTFGVTGSDHDLALAKKNHEPPAPTHGLVIDGFTLRWVLNDRLKQKFLLLCKQCKSVLCCRVSPAQKAAVVAMVKNGLDVMTLSIGDGANDVAMIQEADVGVGIAGVEGRQAAMSSDYAIAQFRFLQRLVLVHGRWSYRRLAESISNFFYKNMVWTFSIFWYEIYCDMDMTYLFDYTYILMFNLFFTSVPVAIMGVLDQDVSDKVSLAVPQLYRRGIERLEWTQLKFW from the exons ATGaccacaacaacaacctctGACGGCCACCTTGATCCGCAGGCCCTCAGTGCTACTCAAAGATCGCGATGGGCCACACAAAGAAAAAGTGTCAACAGTAGCAACAACAAACGCAATTCTCTACTCGAACGTATGGGACATAAGAAGACTGGTTCCAATGAGAAGAACCCCCCCTCCGACGGATCCGACCCTCGCGGTGACGATGGCCAACCGCCCCAAGCGAACCCCGAAGACCTGAATGGTGgtgaggaggacgaggatcACGAGAACCGCACCTTGTTCTTTAACCAGCCCCTGCCTGAAGAGCTTTTGGATGAAAACGGCCATCCCACTCAAGTCTTCACGCGAAATAAAATCCGAACAGCCAAATATACGCCTCTATCATTCGTTCCTAAAAACTTGTGGTTTCAATTCCATAATGTTGctaatatatttttcttgttcttggttaTCCTGGTC ATCTTTCCAATTTTTGGTGGTGTCAATCCAGGTCTCAACGCCGTTCCGTTGATTTTCATTATTGCAGTGACTGCTATCAAGGATGCCATTGAAGATTACCGACGAACTATTCTCGACATCGAACTCAACAATGCTCCTGTCCACCGATTACGAAACTGGAACAACGTCAATGTTATGGAAGGCGACGTTTCCATGTGGCGTCAATTCAAGAAGGCCAACTCAAAATTCTTCGGTTCTATCTGGCGAGCAACTCAATCTCTGTGGTCCAAGAAGGCGAAGGAGGAGAGGGCGAAGCGGAAGGCCGGCCCTGCGGAGGATGATGCGCCTCGGCCTTCAGTCGAGACACACCGAACTCGTCAGTCCATGCGACAGTCCATTGCATCGCCTTTCACCGGTCGCGAGTCCTTCATGTCCGCCCGAGAGGATATTCAGATGACCCCTGTTCCATCGCCTTCACCTCAGGCTACACCTGCACAATTTGAGATGCCTGACCAGCAAGATGCCAAGCGCGCAGCAGCTTTATCGCAGATGAAGtctgatatcatcaactACAACCACCCCTCATCCGGTGCTCGATTTCAAAAGGATACCTGGAAGAGTCTCGTCGTTGGCGATTTCGTTCGTATATATAATGACGAAGAATTGCCCGCTGATGTCATCATTCTATCTACCTCCGATCCTGATGGAGGCTGCTATGTCGAAACCAAGAATCTGGACGGCGAAACTAACCTGAAAGTCCGCCAGGCTTTACGTTGCGGCCGAGGTCTAAAGCATGCTAGAGACTGCGAACGTGCAGAGTTTGTGATCGAAAGTGAGGGACCTCAACCAAACCTCTACAAGTATAACGGTGCCATCAAGTGGAAGCAAAATGTCCCCGGCTACCTCGACGACGAGCCCGAGGATATGACGGAACCTATCACCATCGACAACCTCCTCCTACGTGGATGCAACCTCCGGAATACCGAGTGGATTGTTGGTGTAGTTATTTATACCGGACATGACACCAAAATCATGATGAACGCTGGTATCACTCCTAGTAAGCGTGCTCGCATTGCTCGAGAGATGAACTTCAATGTCGTGTGTAACTTCGGTATCTTGCTTATCATGTGTTTGCTCGCCGCTATAATAAACGGTGTCGCATGGGCAAAGACAGATGCGTCTCTTCACTTCTTCGACTTCGGGTCCATTGGCGGCAAACCAGCTATGAGCGGATTTATCACTTTCTGGGCTGCCATTATTCTGTTCCAGAACTTGGTCCCTATTTCGCTCTATATCACGCTGGAAATTGTACGAACTTTACAGGCTATCTTTATTTACAGCGATGTGGAGATGTACTACGAACCGATCGATCAACCATGTATTCCCAAGTCATGGAACATTTCGGACGATGTTGGCCAAATCGAATACATCTTTTCCGACAAAACCGGTACTCTCACACAAAACGTCATGGAGTTCAAGAAGGCAACGATCAATGGACAGCCATACGGAGAAGCTTACACGGAGGCTCAGGCAGGAATGCAGAAGCGACTTGGCATCGATGTTGAGAAAGAAGCAGAGAGGGCTCGCGCCGAGATTGCTGACGCCAAAGTTCGGGCGCTTGCTGGTCTTCGTAAAATCCACGACAACCCATATCTTCACGACGAGGCTTTGACATTCATTGCTCCTGACTTTGTTTCCGATCTCGCTGGCGAGTCAGGCCCCGAGCAGCAGGCAGCTAATGAGTATTTCATGCTCGCCCTGGCTCTCTGTCATACTGTGATGgctgagaaggttgatggTGACAAACCAAAAATGATTTTCAAGGCGCAATcgccagatgaagaagcctTGGTTGCTACTGCTCGTGATATGGGTTTCACTGTTCTCGGAAGCTCTGGCGAAGGCATCAATCTGAACGTTATGGGCCAGGATCGACATTATCAAATCCTCAACACTCTTGAATTCAACTCTAGTCGAAAGCGAATGAGCTCAATTGTCCGGATGCCCGATGGCCGCATCGTTCTCTTCTGCAAAGGTGCAGATAGTATCATCTACTCTCGCCTTAAACGAGGCGAACAGAAGGAGCTCAGAAAGACAACTGCCGAGCATCTCGAAATGTTTGCCCGCGAAGGTCTTCGAACACTTTGCATTGCCCACAAGGAAGTTTCCGAGCAGGACTACCGAGCTTGGAAGAAAGAACACGATGCAGCTGCTTCTGCCCTCGAAGAGCGGGAAGAGAAGCTGGAATCCGTGGCCGAGCTGATTGAACAAGATCTCTACCTTATTGGTGGTACCGCCATCGAGGATCGTTTGCAAGATGGAGTTCCCGACACAATTGCTCTCTTAGGTAATGCTGGTATCAAGCTTTGGGTTCTCACTGGCGACAAAGTTGAGACTGCTATTAATATCGGCTTCTCTTGTAACCTTCTAAACAATGACATGGAATTGATTCACCTGAAGGTCGACGAGGACGAGACAGGCGAGATCACCGACGAGACCTTCTTTGATATGGCAGAAAGACTATTGGACGACAACCTTCAGACTTTTGGTGTTACTGGTAGCGACCATGATCTCGCGCTTGCCAAGAAGAACCACGAACCGCCCGCCCCAACCCACGGACTTGTCATCGATGGTTTTACACTCCGATGGGTACTCAACGATCGCCTAAAGCAAAAgtttcttctgctttgcaAGCAGTGCAAGTCGGTTCTCTGCTGTCGAGTCAGTCCTGCACAGAAGGCTGCCGTTGTGGCTATGGTCAAGAACGGTCTCGATGTCATGACTCTTTCCATTGGCGATGGTGCCAACGATGTTGCCATGATTCAGGAAGCCGATGTTGGTGTCGGTattgctggtgttgaaggcCGTCAAGCGGCCATGTCTTCTGATTATGCTATTGCTCAATTCCGATTCCTTCAGAGACTGGTGCTCGTCCATGGTCGATGGTCATACCGCCGTCTGGCAGAGAGTATCAGCAATTTCTTTTACAAGAACATGGTCTGGACCTTCTCCATTTTCTGGTACGAGATCTATTGTGATATGGATATGACCTATCTCTTCGACTACACGTACATTCTCATGttcaacctcttcttcaCTTCGGTCCCTGTCGCTATTATGGGTGTTCTGGATCAGGACGTGTCTGACAAGGTATCGTTGGCTGTTCCTCAGCTCTACCGACGAGGTATCGAGCGACTGGAGTGGACCCAGCTCAAGTTCTGGTAA
- a CDS encoding NAD-dependent aldehyde dehydrogenase, giving the protein MSESAMENQEPLLLTAWRRCNEFAAEHNISQSIVSAVGTVAAIVVATLILRLTNAIATASIKAATGRPRKFTVPAPKIPEPYSTVDAPSVRVSGSSAVQCYAPATGQFLGQINPSTPAAIDRAVVAAAAAQKVWAETTFEERRAVLRSLLQHVLDNAEDIVKIACLDSGKTMVDAQLGEILVTAEKLKWTLDHGEAALRPSRRPTNFLMMYKRNTVHYEPLGVVAALVSWNYPFHNFIGPVISALFSGNGILVKVSEQTAWSSQYFTNIARGALIAHGHDPQLVQTVVCWPQTAGHLTSHPGISHITFIGSQSVAHHVAASAAKSLTPVVAELGGKDPFIVLDSASRDLKRITEVILRGTFQAAGQNCIGIERVIAPRAIHDKLVEMLAPRVNALRLGPEADVGAMISDASFDRLEELIAEAVAQGARLLAGGKRYNHPEYPTGHYFQPTFLADVTPDMRIAQNECFAPVLTLLRAKSSSPEDILAIANAPNFGLGASVHGSERDPNLQPIVKGLRAGMVAVNDFAVYYAVQLPFGGVGGSGYGRFAGEEGLRGLCNMKAICEDRFGWLGIRTGIPPPVQYPIKSQPDSWKFTHGVVELGYGAPLRKLKGLGNILTNM; this is encoded by the exons ATGTCAGAATCTGCAATGGAGAATCAAGAACCATTGCTCCTTACCGCTTGGCGGAGGTGCAATGAGTTTGCTGCAGAGCACAACATCTC GCAATCTATAGTCTCTGCCGTTGGGACAGTCGCTGCAATTGTCGTTGCAACTCTAATTCTCCGCCTCACAAACGCTATCGCTACAGCCTCTATCAAAGCAGCCACCGGTCGTCCTCGCAAGTTCACCGTCCCCGCGCCCAAGATCCCCGAGCCTTACTCCACCGTTGACGCCCCTTCAGTCAGGGTCTCTGGCAGCTCGGCCGTTCAATGCTATGCACCAGCTACTGGCCAGTTTTTAGGACAAATCAACCCTTCTACACCCGCTGCTATCGATCGAGCTGTTGTCGCCGCGGCGGCTGCGCAGAAGGTATGGGCTGAGACAACCTTCGAGGAACGCCGTGCTGTGTTGCGCTCGCTGCTGCAGCACGTTCTCGACAATGCTGAGGACATTGTCAAGATTGCGTGCTTGGACAGTGGAAAGACTATGGTGGATGCTCAGTTGGGAGAGATTCTTGTCACagctgagaagctcaagtGGACTCTCGACCATGGTGAAGCTGCACTGCGCCCGTCTCGTCGTCCTACCAACTTTCTCATGATGTACAAGCGCAACACTGTCCACTATGAAcctcttggtgttgttgctgctcttgtCAGCTGGAACTATCCCTTCCACAACTTCATCGGTCCCGTCATCAGCGCCCTCTTCTCTGGTAACGGTATTCTTGTCAAGGTTTCTGAGCAGACTGCTTGGTCTAGTCAGTACTTTACCAACATCGCTCGTGGCGCTCTCATTGCCCATGGTCATGATCCTCAGCTTGTTCAGACAGTCGTGTGCTGGCCTCAAACCGCCGGGCATCTTACTTCACATCCTGGTATCAGCCACATCACCTTCATCGGTTCTCAGTCTGTCGCCCATCATGTTGCTGCTAGCGCGGCCAAGAGCCTTACTCCTGTTGTCGCAGAGCTTGGTGGCAAGGATCCCTTCATTGTTCTCGATTCTGCTTCTCGGGACCTCAAGCGCATCACCGAAGTCATTCTCCGTGGAACCTTCCAAGCTGCTGGCCAGAACTGTATTGGTATCGAGAGAGTCATCGCCCCTCGTGCAATCCATGATAAGCTTGTCGAAATGCTTGCTCCTCGTGTTAACGCCTTACGTCTGGGCCCTGAGGCCGATGTCGGTGCCATGATCTCTGACGCCTCCTTTGACCGCCTTGAGGAACTCATCGCTGAGGCTGTCGCCCAAGGAGCCCGTCTCCTTGCTGGTGGCAAACGCTATAACCATCCTGAATATCCCACTGGCCACTATTTCCAGCCAACTTTCCTTGCCGACGTTACCCCTGACATGCGTATTGCACAAAATGAGTGCTTCGCTCCTGTTCTTACTCTCCTCCgcgccaagtcgtcttccCCTGAAGATatcctcgccatcgccaACGCTCCCAACTTTGGCCTCGGTGCCTCTGTTCACGGTTCTGAGCGTGATCCCAACTTGCAGCCCATCGTCAAGGGCCTCCGCGCCGGCATGGTCGCTGTTAATGACTTCGCCGTCTACTACGCCGTCCAGTTGCcctttggtggtgttggtggctCTGGTTACGGCCGCTTTGCAGGCGAAGAGGGTCTACGCGGACTCTGCAACATGAAAGCCATTTGTGAGGATCGCTTCGGCTGGCTGGGTATCCGCACTGGTATCCCTCCCCCAGTGCAGTACCCTATCAAGAGCCAGCCCGATAGCTGGAAGTTCACACACGGTGTTGTGGAGCTGGGCTATGGAGCTCCCTTGCGAAAGCTCAAGGGTCTCGGCAATATTCTCACAAACATGTAG